From a single Octopus sinensis linkage group LG5, ASM634580v1, whole genome shotgun sequence genomic region:
- the LOC115211675 gene encoding alanine aminotransferase 2 has product MSKEKNQKVLRMDTMNPYVKAMEYAVRGPIVMRANEIELDLREGNNSYPFEKIVKSNIGDCHATGQKPITFIRQLMALCLYPEYLMNDPNFPSDCKERANRILNDCRGKSVGSYSNSEGLQVIREDVTSYIEARDGFPASPDNIIMTTGASDGIKIILNMLMTGEPGKKRAGIMIPVPQYPLYSATITEYNAYPIYYYLDEDNNWALNLKEVGAAYNKAKSHCQPRAICVINPGNPTGQVLTKENICDIIKFAKQEKLFILADEVYQHNIYADGLEFHSFKKVLTEMGPEYSNVELASFMSASKGYMGECGFRGGYCELTNIDPDAKKVIMKSITARLCPPLMGQIAIAAVVNPPVKGEPSYDLFMKEKTFVLSQLQKKARLVTDTFKSIQGFTCNEVQGAMYCFPRINIPEKAITQAKQRNMTPDSFYCYELLENTGICVIPGSGFGQRAGTYHFRITILPPEEEFNKTIIRFKEFHMNFLAKYH; this is encoded by the coding sequence atgagtaaagaaaaaaatcaaaaggttTTGAGAATGGATACTATGAATCCTTATGTAAAAGCAATGGAATATGCTGTGAGGGGACCGATTGTGATGCGAGCTAACGAAATAGAATTAGATTTGCGAGAAGGAAACAACAGCTACCCATTTGAGAAAATCGTCAAATCTAACATAGGGGATTGTCATGCCACGGGACAAAAACCAATAACATTCATACGGCAATTAATGGCATTGTGTTTATATCCTGAATATCTTATGAACGATCCTAACTTCCCGAGTGATTGTAAAGAACGGGCAAACCGAATTCTGAATGATTGTCGTGGAAAAAGTGTCGGATCTTACTCGAACAGCGAAGGGCTTCAAGTTATTCGAGAAGATGTAACGAGTTATATCGAAGCTAGGGATGGTTTCCCGGCCTCTCCTGACAATATCATTATGACAACTGGCGCTAGTGATggtataaaaattattttgaatatgttAATGACTGGAGAACCCGGGAAAAAGAGAGCAGGTATCATGATACCAGTTCCTCAGTATCCTCTTTATTCAGCAACAATAACCGAATATAACGCGTATCCTATTTACTACTACCTCGATGAAGACAATAACTGGGCTTTGAACCTAAAAGAAGTTGGAGCTGCTTACAACAAGGCAAAATCACATTGCCAGCCACGGGCCATTTGTGTAATTAACCCGGGAAATCCAACTGGTCAAGTATTAACTAAAGAAAACATTTGCGATATCATTAAATTTGCTAAACAGGAGAAATTGTTTATTTTAGCGGACGAAGTCTATCAACATAATATATACGCAGATGGATTAGAGTTTCATTCATTCAAAAAAGTCCTCACAGAAATGGGTCCCGAATACAGCAATGTAGAGTTAGCTTCTTTTATGTCAGCATCAAAAGGATACATGGGAGAATGTGGCTTCCGAGGTGGCTACTGTGAATTAACTAACATCGACCCTGATGCGAAGAAAGTGATTATGAAAAGCATCACTGCCCGTCTTTGTCCGCCTCTTATGGGTCAAATTGCCATCGCAGCAGTGGTTAACCCGCCTGTCAAAGGTGAACCTTCTTATGATCTTTTTATGAAAGAGAAAACTTTTGTGCTCAGCCAGCTTCAGAAGAAAGCTCGCCTAGTCACCGACACGTTCAAATCCATCCAAGGTTTTACGTGCAACGAAGTTCAAGGGGCAATGTATTGTTTTCCGCGCATCAACATACCAGAGAAGGCCATAACTCAAGCAAAGCAAAGAAACATGACTCCAGACAGCTTTTATTGTTATGAACTGCTAGAAAACACTGGCATTTGTGTAATCCCTGGAAGTGGGTTTGGTCAACGCGCTGGTACATATCACTTTCGTATCACTATACTGCCACCCgaagaagaatttaataaaacaatcatCCGTTTTAAAGAATTCCATATGAATTTCTTAGCTAAATATCATTAA
- the LOC118763655 gene encoding uncharacterized protein LOC118763655 has translation MQLEVGQAKSTNENMEISTILLKLTAKNIAQELALREGLLNPLNRVMAARLDFEERKFILKCYWKYENAVEVQRQFRREFNKEPPTRVTITRIRDKFEADGIVQDAH, from the exons ATGCAGTTAGAAGTAGGCCAGGCTAAAAGTACAAATGAGAATATGGAAATTTCAACAATTCTACTTAAATTGACTGCAAAGAATATTGCTCAAGAATTAGCACTTCGAGAAGGTCT aCTGAACCCATTGAACAGAGTGATGGCAGCCAGACTTGACTTTGAAGAAAGGAAATTTATTCTAAAATGCTACTGGAAGTATGAAAACGCAGTAGAAGTGCAAAGACAATTTAGGAGGGAGTTTAACAAAGAACCACCAACACGAGTTACCATCActcgaattagagataagtttgaagctgATGGAATTGTTCAGGACGCCCATTAG
- the LOC115212135 gene encoding histone-lysine N-methyltransferase SETMAR-like — protein sequence MKQEEMRLLFLHEFKLGHNASLTAANINRAWAEGSTSDHTVRWWFEKFRSGDESLEDQEGRGRPSTLDDQHLKTIVEENPRQSVRKMSHELGVSVSTLSDHLKKIGKVKKPNKWVPQ from the coding sequence ATGAAACAAGAAGAAATGCGTTTACTTTTTTTGCATGAATTTAAGCTTGGACATAATGCTTCCCTAACAgctgccaatatcaacagagcatgggCTGAAGGGTCCACTAGTGATCATACAGTACGATGGTGGTTTGAGAAATTCCGTAGTGGggatgagagccttgaagatcaAGAAGGTAGAGGACGTCCATCCACCCTTGATGATCAGCATTTGAAAACAATAGTTGAAGAAAACCCACGACAAAGTGTCAGAAAAATGTCTCATGAGCTTGGTGTCAGTGTTTCAACATTGTCAGATCACCTGAAGAAAATTGGCAAAGTGAAAAAACCCAATAAATGGGTCcctcaatga